A segment of the Lepus europaeus isolate LE1 chromosome X, mLepTim1.pri, whole genome shotgun sequence genome:
ATACTTCCGCTTCAGGCCGGTTCTCTTTCTTTCCGAGCCGATAGCGCTCCGGCAACATGGTAGGACTTTGGTGTGGGGCCTGAGACTATCCAGTTTAATCTTCCCACCCAGCGTCATCCATGCTGTCCCGGGATGGGTCCAAGCTCCTGTAGGGACTTAATGTACCAAATAAACCCAGTATTGCTGGGATCAACCTCGGAGGGAATGGGCTCCGGGGCTAGGAGTGGAAGGGATGGGCTCTAAGAAGACTGAGCCGGGCGTGGAGTAAGATCTCCGCGCTCTGGGGGGCTGGCGGAGGGCACTCTCCCGGAAGCCCGTGGGAGCTGGACCACCGCACTCAGCCGCAGGAGCGCCGTGTGCTGGAGCGCAGTTTAGAGTCGAGTGCTTGTGGGACTTCGGCTGCGTCTGCTGGGTCGGGTGCGGTGTTAACGCCTTGTGGTCTGATCTAACGCTGCACGTCCTGAACGGTTTGTTTACCAGGTGAACGTTCCGAAAACCCGCCGGACCTTCTGTAAGAAGTGTGgcaagcaccagccccacaaggtGACACAGTACAAGAAGGGCAAAGACTCTCTGTATGCCCAGGGTAAGAGGCCTGCGTGTCATTGGTTTTAATACCGCATTGGTGAAGTGTGATATACGACTCTAGACTTTGTGTTTCTCGGGTTGGGCATTGGTATTTCTGCTGGCCAACCCAGATAAACCCGTGAAAAGACTTAAGTGAGACGACTGTGACTTAAGGTCTTCGAGATACCATAACCAGTAACTTCATTTTTCCAGGAAAGCGGCGTTATgataggaagcagagtggctATGGGGGACAGACCAAGCCGATTTTCCGGAAAAAGGTTAGTGGAAATGACGTGTTTCCTACTTACTGTGGTCAGCACCTTGCATTCGTCCACTCTTCGCCCACATGCTTCACAGTATCCTAGGTGTAGTCCCAGGGAAAttgctgtgccttttttttttttttttaaactgcaacTAATTACAGTGACAAGTAGTAGGCACTGGAGCTGGGAGTGCAACCCAGATTTGCTTCTGGTCTACAATCCTGTACAATGCTGGCATTTAACTTACTGGGAGGCAGGGCTCCTTTTTTGAGGAGGCAAAAAATCAAAGTCTGTTAAAGTAGCCAGTTAGGCCATACACTGGCCTCTTCAATTCTACAGGCTGATTAAGTTTTCTTACCCTAAGCGATTTGGCTGCCATTGAAAGTAACTAGCATGGCTCCTGGAGCATAACAGTCCAAATCGCCAGCATTGCATTGTTTTTGGCACTTAGCTCTGGTTCCAGAAAATACTAAGGAATGATTTTCGTGTTCGTTTGAGTGCAATGAATGGTTTGATCTCAGGTGGTGAAGGGATGCTCAGGGGCCTTTTTACATTTGGGTAACCTGTTAAGACAGTTCCAGTTGACTACTAGTTTGGAGTACAGCTTGAGATTAGTACAGTTGAATATATGTAATTCTAGACAATGATTGTAGATATTCATAGAATTAATTGATGATAAGTCTTAAGTAACAACCCTATTCAGTGAATTACACAATTTGACTATTTCACAGTTGTATGACTTATTaaaccttttatttgaaaggcacagtacagagagagtcagagacttagagatcatccatctgctgactcactccccaattggctgcaacggccagacctgggtctctcacaagggtacaggggcccaagtacatgggccatctcctgctttcgcctggctcattagcagggagctggatcggaagtggagcagccagactcgaaccagggcccatataagatggtggcttaacctgctgtgccacaatgctggctccaacagGTTTTTGATTGTGTGAAATGCTGTGCTGAAAGGCCACAAGTTCAAGATTGCATAGTGAGTGCGTATTTGGGAGGAAGTGCTTTAGGATATTTGTTCTGAATGTAGATGAGTAGGATGTGATGGTAACTGGATAACCCCACCACCTTTGCTGTTGCTACAGATGATTATTTTCTAATAGCTAAAGGAAAATTGGTGGTGACTCATTAGCAAAACATTGCTCTAAGTAGTACACAGACGTTTTTGAAGAAACTGATTATCTGCAGTTATTTGTGAAgagtttggttttgatttttttttccaggctaaAACTACAAAGAAGATTGTGCTGAGGCTTGAGTGTG
Coding sequences within it:
- the RPL36A gene encoding large ribosomal subunit protein eL42, encoding MVNVPKTRRTFCKKCGKHQPHKVTQYKKGKDSLYAQGKRRYDRKQSGYGGQTKPIFRKKAKTTKKIVLRLECVEPNCRSKRMLAIKRCKHFELGGDKKRKGQVIQF